From one Streptomyces sp. ICC1 genomic stretch:
- a CDS encoding acyl-CoA thioesterase II, whose protein sequence is MTNPAERLVDLLDLEQIEVNIFRGASPQESLQRVFGGQVAGQALVAAGRTTESDRPVHSLHAYFLRPGIPGVPIVYQVERVRDGRSFTTRRVTAVQQGKTIFNLTASFHHPEEGSIEHQLPPRLDFPHPDTLPKVVDEIREHLGALPEALERMARRQPFDIRYVDRLRWTPEQLKDADPRSAVWMRAVGPLGDDPLVHTCALTYASDMTLLDAVRIPVEPLWGMRGFDMASLDHAMWFHRPFRTDEWFLYDQESPIAHGGRGLARGRIYDLEGRLLVSVVQEGLFRPYGAKDGTPAVSPQ, encoded by the coding sequence ATGACGAACCCCGCCGAGAGGCTGGTCGATCTGCTCGACCTGGAGCAGATCGAGGTCAACATCTTCCGGGGCGCGAGCCCCCAGGAGTCCCTCCAGCGCGTCTTCGGCGGCCAGGTCGCCGGCCAGGCGCTGGTGGCGGCCGGCCGCACCACCGAGAGCGACCGGCCCGTCCACTCCCTCCACGCGTACTTCCTGCGCCCCGGCATCCCCGGGGTGCCGATCGTGTACCAGGTGGAGCGGGTGCGCGACGGGCGCTCCTTCACCACGCGCCGGGTCACCGCGGTCCAGCAGGGCAAGACCATCTTCAATCTGACCGCCTCCTTCCATCACCCGGAGGAGGGCAGCATCGAGCACCAGCTGCCTCCCCGCCTCGACTTCCCGCACCCGGACACGCTCCCGAAGGTCGTGGACGAGATCCGCGAGCACCTGGGCGCACTGCCCGAGGCGCTGGAGCGGATGGCCCGCCGCCAGCCCTTCGACATCCGCTACGTGGACCGGCTCCGCTGGACCCCCGAGCAGCTCAAGGACGCCGATCCGCGCAGCGCGGTGTGGATGCGCGCCGTCGGCCCGCTGGGCGACGACCCGCTCGTGCACACCTGCGCCCTCACCTACGCCAGTGACATGACCCTCCTCGACGCCGTGCGCATCCCCGTGGAGCCCCTGTGGGGCATGCGCGGTTTCGACATGGCCTCCCTGGACCACGCCATGTGGTTCCACCGGCCCTTCCGGACGGACGAGTGGTTCCTGTACGACCAGGAGTCGCCCATCGCGCACGGTGGCCGGGGCCTGGCGCGCGGCCGCATCTACGACCTCGAGGGCAGGCTGCTGGTCTCCGTGGTCCAGGAGGGTCTCTTCCGGCCGTACGGCGCGAAGGACGGCACGCCGGCCGTGTCGCCGCAGTAG
- a CDS encoding YchJ family metal-binding protein: MPTPALPCPCGLPAAYPECCGRFHSGERQAPTAELLMRSRFSAFAVGDTAHLLRSWHPSTRPGALDLDPGQRWERLDILATERGGMFETEGSVEFRAHYREGRHTGSLHEHSAFSRVDGAWVYVGPLSPVDFD; encoded by the coding sequence ATGCCCACCCCGGCCCTCCCCTGTCCCTGCGGGCTGCCCGCCGCCTACCCGGAGTGCTGCGGCCGCTTCCACTCCGGTGAGCGGCAGGCGCCCACCGCCGAGCTGCTGATGCGGTCCCGGTTCAGCGCTTTCGCCGTCGGCGACACCGCCCATCTCCTGCGCTCCTGGCACCCTTCGACCCGGCCGGGCGCTCTCGATCTCGATCCCGGCCAGCGCTGGGAGCGGCTGGACATCCTGGCGACCGAGCGCGGCGGGATGTTCGAGACGGAGGGCTCGGTGGAGTTCCGGGCGCACTACCGCGAGGGCCGGCACACCGGCTCGCTGCACGAGCACAGCGCCTTCTCCCGCGTGGACGGGGCCTGGGTCTACGTCGGCCCCCTCTCACCCGTCGACTTCGACTGA
- a CDS encoding DUF6397 family protein, which produces MTYMTNTTNMAHATHATHATHATHAKHATHATHAKHTTRAVPAARAGAVDGLLGGGQAAGELGLGRAEFARAVQLGIVRAGPPGPGGSARFTRTELDRVRSAGEFPRALLERVETVAGAEAAAAALGVGPSRFTRLARCGHIAPVGYRINRYRAVVWLYLASELRDFAAREPGMLRGSAPPADRELMEAGTDLRPRRWRERHVGLLLGRTADPWERAAVLASVLPEEEVREAVPDPAERIVLAALAPPPPYGHPQVPAAAAVASRLLCAEPPDETGRYRTSLDFALTGARGQSKSTGERGPT; this is translated from the coding sequence ATGACGTACATGACGAACACGACGAACATGGCGCACGCGACGCACGCGACGCACGCGACGCACGCGACGCACGCGAAGCACGCGACGCACGCGACGCACGCGAAGCACACGACGCGGGCGGTGCCGGCGGCGCGGGCGGGAGCGGTCGACGGACTGCTGGGCGGTGGGCAGGCCGCGGGGGAACTGGGGCTGGGCCGGGCCGAGTTCGCCCGTGCCGTCCAGCTGGGCATCGTGCGCGCCGGTCCGCCCGGGCCCGGCGGATCCGCGCGCTTCACCAGGACCGAGCTCGACCGGGTCCGGTCGGCCGGGGAATTCCCGCGGGCGCTGCTCGAGCGGGTGGAGACGGTGGCGGGGGCGGAGGCTGCGGCCGCCGCGCTGGGAGTGGGCCCGAGCCGGTTCACCCGGCTCGCGCGCTGTGGGCACATCGCTCCGGTGGGATACCGGATCAACCGCTACCGGGCGGTGGTGTGGCTCTATCTGGCCTCGGAGCTACGGGACTTCGCGGCCCGGGAGCCGGGGATGCTGCGCGGGAGCGCGCCGCCGGCGGACCGGGAGCTGATGGAGGCCGGGACGGATCTCCGCCCGAGGCGCTGGCGCGAGCGGCACGTCGGGCTGCTGCTCGGCCGCACCGCCGACCCCTGGGAGCGGGCGGCCGTGCTGGCCTCGGTGCTCCCGGAGGAGGAGGTCCGGGAGGCCGTGCCCGATCCGGCGGAGCGGATCGTGCTCGCCGCGCTCGCCCCGCCCCCGCCCTACGGGCATCCCCAGGTCCCGGCGGCGGCCGCCGTGGCGTCGCGGCTGCTGTGCGCGGAGCCGCCGGACGAGACCGGCCGGTACCGCACCAGCCTGGACTTCGCCCTGACCGGCGCCCGGGGTCAGTCGAAGTCGACGGGTGAGAGGGGGCCGACGTAG
- a CDS encoding roadblock/LC7 domain-containing protein, producing MALDKQLDWLLDDLTRRVQQVRHAVVLSNDGLVTGASAGLAREDAEHLAAVAAGLQSLAKGSGRHFRAGEVRQTMVEYDEGVLFVMAAGAGSCLCVLSAAEADIGHVAYEMTLLVNRVGEHLGVAERRITGG from the coding sequence ATGGCGCTGGACAAGCAGCTCGACTGGCTGCTGGACGACTTGACGCGGCGGGTGCAGCAGGTCCGGCACGCCGTGGTGCTCTCCAACGACGGCCTGGTGACGGGCGCGAGCGCGGGGCTGGCACGGGAGGACGCGGAGCACCTGGCGGCTGTCGCGGCGGGCCTGCAGAGCCTGGCGAAGGGCTCGGGACGGCACTTCAGGGCGGGCGAGGTGCGCCAGACGATGGTGGAGTACGACGAGGGGGTCCTCTTCGTCATGGCGGCGGGCGCGGGCAGTTGCCTGTGCGTTCTGAGCGCCGCCGAGGCCGACATCGGTCACGTGGCGTACGAGATGACCCTGCTGGTGAACCGGGTGGGCGAGCACCTGGGTGTCGCGGAACGACGGATCACAGGCGGCTGA
- a CDS encoding PPOX class F420-dependent oxidoreductase, with the protein MVKKMTQEEWREFVSHATRTGKLATVREDGSPHIAPIWFVLDGDSFLFNTGKDTVKGRNLARDGRVSLCVDDERPPFSYVVLQGRAEITDHADDPDGLLAWATRIGSRYMGQERAEAFGRRNAVPGELLVRVRIDKVISAADIAD; encoded by the coding sequence ATGGTGAAGAAGATGACTCAAGAGGAATGGCGGGAGTTCGTCTCCCATGCCACCCGCACCGGAAAGCTCGCCACCGTCCGCGAGGACGGAAGCCCCCACATCGCTCCCATCTGGTTCGTTCTCGACGGGGATTCCTTCCTGTTCAACACCGGGAAGGACACCGTCAAGGGGCGCAATCTGGCCCGTGACGGCCGCGTCTCGCTCTGCGTGGACGACGAGCGCCCGCCGTTCTCCTACGTCGTCCTCCAGGGCCGCGCCGAGATCACCGACCACGCGGACGACCCCGACGGGCTCCTCGCCTGGGCGACCAGGATCGGCTCCCGCTACATGGGGCAGGAGCGCGCCGAGGCCTTCGGCCGCCGCAACGCCGTGCCCGGCGAACTCCTCGTCCGCGTCCGCATCGACAAGGTGATCTCGGCGGCCGACATCGCGGACTGA
- a CDS encoding ATP/GTP-binding protein, whose product MGLQDNGAAPAAEGGEELAALALKILVAGGFGVGKTTLVGAVSEIRPLRTEELLSEAGELVDDTGGVDQKTTTTVAMDFGRITIRSGLSLYLFGTPGQDRFWFLWDELSQGALGAVVLADTRRLEDCFPAVDYFEHRRIPFVVAVNCFTSARRYGAHEVSRALDLDQGTPVVLCDARDKDSGKEVLIRLVEYAGRVHTARLLESVEPQADSV is encoded by the coding sequence ATGGGACTGCAGGACAACGGGGCGGCGCCGGCCGCCGAGGGCGGAGAGGAACTGGCCGCGCTCGCGCTGAAGATACTCGTGGCGGGCGGCTTCGGCGTGGGCAAGACCACGCTGGTCGGCGCGGTCAGCGAGATCCGGCCGCTGCGGACGGAGGAACTGCTCAGCGAGGCGGGGGAGCTGGTCGACGACACGGGCGGGGTCGACCAGAAGACGACGACGACGGTGGCCATGGACTTCGGGCGGATCACCATCAGGTCCGGGCTGTCGCTGTACCTGTTCGGGACGCCGGGGCAGGACCGCTTCTGGTTCCTGTGGGACGAGTTGTCGCAGGGCGCGCTGGGCGCGGTGGTGCTCGCCGACACGCGGCGGCTGGAGGACTGCTTCCCGGCGGTGGACTACTTCGAACACCGGCGGATCCCCTTCGTGGTGGCCGTGAACTGCTTCACGAGCGCCAGGCGGTACGGGGCCCACGAGGTGTCGCGGGCGCTGGACCTGGATCAGGGGACACCGGTGGTCCTGTGCGACGCGCGGGACAAGGACTCGGGAAAGGAAGTGCTGATCCGGCTCGTGGAGTACGCGGGGCGGGTGCACACGGCGCGGCTGCTGGAATCGGTGGAGCCGCAGGCCGATTCGGTGTGA
- a CDS encoding DUF742 domain-containing protein — protein MNGQWYDADAGPLVRPYAMTGGRTKPGPHGVRFDLIALVVVDPAGTDEVSESLLGPEHRALLGLCRDETQSVAELAADADLPVGVVRVLLGDLLEAGHVKVSRPVPPAQLPDERILREVIEGLRAL, from the coding sequence ATGAACGGCCAGTGGTACGACGCCGACGCGGGCCCGCTCGTCCGTCCGTACGCCATGACCGGCGGGCGCACGAAGCCGGGACCCCACGGGGTCCGCTTCGACCTGATCGCGCTGGTCGTCGTGGACCCGGCGGGGACGGACGAGGTGTCCGAGTCGCTGCTGGGCCCGGAACACCGGGCGCTGCTCGGCCTGTGCCGCGACGAGACCCAGTCGGTGGCGGAGCTCGCGGCGGACGCGGACCTGCCCGTGGGCGTGGTGCGGGTGCTGCTCGGGGACCTGCTGGAGGCCGGGCACGTCAAGGTCAGCCGGCCGGTGCCGCCGGCGCAGCTGCCGGACGAGCGGATTCTGCGTGAAGTCATCGAGGGATTGCGAGCGCTGTGA
- a CDS encoding roadblock/LC7 domain-containing protein, which yields MIEHQRIDLDGVRRSGELDWLLDDLVVRVREVRHAVVLSNDGLAVGASSALSREDAEHLAAVASGFHSLAKGAGRHFHAGGVRQTMVEMDEGYLFVAAAGDGSCLAVLSGAGADMGLIAYEMARLVKRVGEHLYTPARFAARPPAAG from the coding sequence ATGATCGAGCACCAGAGGATCGACCTCGACGGGGTCCGCAGGTCCGGCGAGCTGGACTGGCTGCTGGACGACCTCGTGGTCCGGGTCCGCGAGGTCCGGCACGCGGTGGTCCTGTCCAACGACGGCCTGGCGGTGGGCGCCTCCAGCGCGCTCAGCCGGGAGGACGCCGAACACCTGGCGGCGGTGGCCTCCGGCTTCCACAGCCTGGCCAAGGGCGCGGGCCGGCACTTCCACGCCGGGGGCGTGCGCCAGACGATGGTGGAGATGGACGAGGGATACCTCTTCGTGGCCGCCGCGGGCGACGGCTCCTGTCTGGCCGTGCTCAGCGGGGCGGGAGCCGACATGGGGCTCATCGCGTACGAGATGGCCCGGCTGGTCAAGCGGGTCGGCGAGCACCTGTACACCCCGGCCCGGTTCGCGGCGCGCCCGCCGGCCGCCGGTTGA
- a CDS encoding immune inhibitor A domain-containing protein, which translates to MAATAATGAAYTFAQAEPGPSAPAADRQDPTAPSKEKVEHDLKGPFSDQQAKAKKAALEQVLSGKKDVEQRGASKVVKLDEKKYVELGREKTDKIFTILVDFGDQVDSTTMFDPDGPGGPKPPAPKYGGTPGPMHNQIAQPDRATNNSTAWRKDFNRAYFQDLYFGTGKGKNSLKTYYEKTSSGRYSVDGEVADWVKVPYNEARYGSNYCGQSNCSNVWDTVKDGVTAWTEGQKKAGKTDAQIKAQLSQYDQWDRYDFDGDGNFNEPDGYIDHFQIVHAGEDESAGGGVQGTNALWAHRWYAYGTQAGKTGPENNKAGGAQIGDTGIWVGDYTMQPENGGLGVFAHEYGHDLGLPDLYDTSGGGENSVGFWSLMSAGSWLGNGKDSIGDLPGDMNAWDKFQLGWLNYDVAKAATKSTHKLGVAEYNTKDKQALLVELPKKQVKTEIVAPAEGSSQWWSNMGDDLKNTLTRSVDLTGKSSAALSLKGWWDIEAEYDFLYTEVSTDGGANWTPLAGTADGVDLPVDASGSPSLTGVSGAWKNLNFSLDAYAGKKVDLRFRYQTDGGAGGKGFTADALTITANGSALFTDGAENGDNGWTGKGFSRVGNGFTKEYAQYYLAENRRYVSYDSTLKVGPYNFGFANTKPNWVEHYPYQDGLLIWQWDTSQKDNNTSQHPGAGLILPIDANAKPMKWSDGTLLRNKIQPYDATFSAYSTDAFTLHKNGESLFVKPKPTNLVFDDHKGKYYYDENPTGSVKVTDTNTKIKIVKEPYDGLQMTIEVGPSVK; encoded by the coding sequence ATGGCCGCGACCGCGGCCACCGGCGCGGCCTACACCTTCGCGCAGGCCGAGCCGGGCCCGAGTGCTCCGGCCGCCGACCGCCAGGACCCGACCGCTCCTTCCAAGGAGAAGGTCGAGCACGACCTCAAGGGCCCGTTCAGCGACCAGCAGGCGAAGGCCAAGAAGGCCGCCCTGGAGCAGGTGCTGTCCGGCAAGAAGGACGTCGAGCAGCGCGGCGCCTCCAAGGTCGTCAAGCTCGACGAGAAGAAGTACGTCGAGCTCGGCCGCGAGAAGACCGACAAGATCTTCACGATCCTCGTCGACTTCGGCGACCAGGTGGACAGCACCACCATGTTCGACCCGGACGGCCCGGGCGGCCCCAAGCCGCCCGCGCCCAAGTACGGCGGCACCCCGGGCCCGATGCACAACCAGATCGCCCAGCCCGACCGTGCGACGAACAACAGCACGGCCTGGCGCAAGGACTTCAACCGCGCGTACTTCCAGGACCTGTACTTCGGTACCGGCAAGGGCAAGAACTCGCTGAAGACCTACTACGAGAAGACCTCCTCGGGCCGTTACTCGGTCGACGGCGAGGTCGCCGACTGGGTCAAGGTCCCGTACAACGAGGCCCGTTACGGCTCGAACTACTGCGGCCAGAGCAACTGCTCCAACGTCTGGGACACGGTCAAGGACGGCGTGACCGCCTGGACCGAGGGCCAGAAGAAGGCCGGCAAGACCGACGCCCAGATCAAGGCGCAGCTGTCCCAGTACGACCAGTGGGACCGCTACGACTTCGACGGCGACGGCAACTTCAACGAGCCCGACGGCTACATCGACCACTTCCAGATCGTCCACGCGGGCGAGGACGAGTCGGCCGGCGGCGGCGTGCAGGGCACCAACGCCCTGTGGGCGCACCGCTGGTACGCCTACGGCACGCAGGCGGGCAAGACCGGCCCGGAGAACAACAAGGCCGGTGGCGCCCAGATCGGCGACACGGGCATCTGGGTCGGCGACTACACGATGCAGCCCGAGAACGGCGGCCTCGGCGTCTTCGCGCACGAGTACGGCCACGACCTGGGCCTGCCGGACCTCTACGACACCTCCGGTGGCGGCGAGAACTCGGTCGGCTTCTGGTCCCTGATGTCGGCGGGCTCCTGGCTCGGCAACGGCAAGGACTCCATAGGCGACCTCCCGGGCGACATGAACGCCTGGGACAAGTTCCAGCTGGGCTGGCTGAACTACGACGTGGCCAAGGCCGCGACGAAGTCCACCCACAAGCTGGGCGTGGCGGAGTACAACACCAAGGACAAGCAGGCGCTCCTCGTCGAGCTGCCGAAGAAGCAGGTCAAGACCGAGATCGTCGCTCCCGCCGAGGGTTCCTCGCAGTGGTGGAGCAACATGGGTGACGACCTCAAGAACACCCTGACCCGCTCGGTCGACCTGACCGGCAAGTCCTCCGCGGCCCTGTCCCTCAAGGGCTGGTGGGACATCGAGGCGGAGTACGACTTCCTGTACACCGAGGTCTCCACGGACGGCGGCGCCAACTGGACCCCGCTGGCCGGCACCGCCGACGGCGTGGACCTCCCGGTCGACGCCTCCGGCAGCCCGTCGCTCACCGGCGTCTCGGGTGCCTGGAAGAACCTGAACTTCTCGCTGGACGCCTACGCCGGCAAGAAGGTCGACCTCCGCTTCCGCTACCAGACGGACGGCGGCGCGGGCGGCAAGGGCTTCACGGCCGACGCCCTCACCATCACGGCGAACGGCTCCGCGCTGTTCACCGACGGTGCCGAGAACGGCGACAACGGGTGGACCGGCAAGGGCTTCTCCCGCGTCGGCAACGGTTTCACCAAGGAGTACGCGCAGTACTACCTGGCCGAGAACCGCCGCTACGTGTCGTACGACTCCACCCTCAAGGTGGGCCCGTACAACTTCGGCTTCGCCAACACCAAGCCGAACTGGGTCGAGCACTACCCCTACCAGGACGGTCTCCTGATCTGGCAGTGGGACACCTCCCAGAAGGACAACAACACCAGCCAGCACCCGGGCGCCGGTCTGATCCTTCCGATCGACGCCAACGCCAAGCCGATGAAGTGGTCGGACGGCACGCTGCTGCGGAACAAGATCCAGCCGTACGACGCGACCTTCAGCGCGTACTCCACGGACGCGTTCACCCTGCACAAGAACGGCGAGTCGCTCTTCGTCAAGCCGAAGCCCACGAACCTGGTCTTCGACGACCACAAGGGCAAGTACTACTACGACGAGAACCCGACCGGCTCGGTGAAGGTCACTGACACCAACACCAAGATCAAGATCGTGAAGGAGCCCTACGACGGTCTCCAGATGACGATCGAGGTCGGCCCCTCCGTTAAGTAA
- a CDS encoding isochorismatase family protein, whose protein sequence is MHRALIVVDVQNDFCEGGSLAVAGGADVAAAVTELIGQATAGYRHVVATRDHHVDPGSHFAHPPAQPDYETSWPVHCVAGTEGVGFHPNFAPAVASGAVAAVFDKGAYEAAYSGFEGADENGLGLAQWLRDRQVTEVDVVGIATDHCVKATALDAARAGFRTHVLLDLTAGVAPHTTTRALAELREAGVELSGTPVVGG, encoded by the coding sequence ATGCACCGCGCACTGATCGTCGTCGACGTCCAGAACGACTTCTGCGAAGGCGGCAGCCTCGCGGTCGCCGGCGGGGCCGACGTGGCCGCCGCCGTCACCGAGCTCATCGGGCAGGCCACCGCCGGGTACCGGCACGTCGTCGCCACCCGGGACCACCACGTCGACCCCGGGTCCCACTTCGCGCACCCGCCGGCCCAGCCGGACTACGAGACCTCCTGGCCGGTCCACTGCGTCGCCGGGACCGAGGGGGTGGGCTTCCACCCCAACTTCGCGCCCGCCGTCGCCTCGGGGGCCGTCGCCGCCGTCTTCGACAAGGGGGCGTACGAGGCGGCGTACAGCGGCTTCGAGGGGGCGGACGAGAACGGCCTCGGGCTCGCGCAGTGGTTGCGCGACCGGCAGGTCACCGAGGTCGACGTGGTCGGCATCGCCACCGACCACTGCGTCAAGGCCACCGCCCTGGACGCGGCCCGCGCCGGGTTCCGTACGCACGTCCTGCTGGACCTGACGGCCGGCGTGGCCCCGCACACCACGACGCGGGCGCTGGCCGAGCTCCGCGAGGCCGGGGTGGAGCTGTCCGGAACGCCCGTCGTCGGCGGCTGA